The DNA sequence GGTAACTGAACCGGAGCTGAGACAATCCATCCTGCCGGTACTCGGTCCACGAGGCATCTGGCTTAGTCAGTTCAATCCGCGGTGGGCATGGGTTTCCCAGGGTACAACTTCGGTAACAGATAATGATCGAACTGCTTTGAAACGAGCCTGGGAGGAAGGGAAACTATCACAGCGACTGCTGGCATTGAACGTGATCAGGCAGGCTGATGCAACGGAAGGCAGGCAATGGCTGCAGGAGGCTTTGCCACAGGAAAAGGCTGATGCCCGAGCCACGCTGCTACAAGCATTGCAGACAGGCCTGTCTCGTGAAGATGAGCCACTGCTGGAATCGCTGCTGGATGATCGGAGTGAACAAGTCAGGCAGCAGGCCGCCTCGCTGTTGGGACAACTGCCTGAGTCTGGATATGTATCACGCATGCAGTTCCGGGCGGCGGCGATGGTGCAGGGAACATACCCACAACTATCCATGAATCCCCCTGAAGAATTGCCTCGCGACTGGATGCGGGATGGCATCAGCAACAAGTCACCAGCAGGGCGAGGCAAACGGGGCTACTGGGTTGAATCGATTGTAACTGCCGTGCCTTTATCGCATTGGCTGCCTTACTGCCAGGGTGAGCCAACCCGGTTTCTGCAGGCATTGCAGAATGATCCTTACGTGGATGACATGGTGCAGGGTTTGACACGCGCAGTTCAAGTGCAGGCTGATGATTCTGCAACCACGCTGGCCTGGGTGCATGCACTATGGAACTACTGGCTGTTCGAGTGGCAAAGCAGCAGAAAGAAAAATCAGGTCATGCTCAACTGCATGGTGGTGCTCTTGAAACGCCTGCCGCCAACCACTGCTGAGCAGCAGATTTTACCATTTCTCGTTCCAGGACGCATACATACTGATGCATTGATGATGTTTCTCGATGTCCTGTGCCGTCCCTGGTCAACAGCTTTTTCGCTTCATTATATGCAACTGGCCCGGCATACGGTCAAGACGGGTGTGATCGATGAAGCATATGAATGGGCCAAATCGCTGGAGAATGCCAGCCGATCATTGCCTCGAAGTGTGCTAGGCGCAGCCTTATTGCCTTGGGAATTGCGGGAGCCTGCGAGTTGGACAGGCCGGGCACTACAGCAACTGGTGGAACGCTTCATCGAACATGTGCAGTTACGCAAATTGTTTTTCGAAGAACTGGATGCAGAATGAGGATTGAAGGCGATTGCACTCGGAATTTGTAACACACTCCGGCGGTATTCCGCCGGAGTGTAGTTTCGGAGAACAAAATCTCATCTCTCGAATCAGAGTGGCACGCAAGCGAAAGTAGCACACCTCGACGTGAGTACACGTCGAAGTGTAGCACGGACACCGAATCGCAATTATCCATGATCAATCATGTATTGCGATATGCCACGAGCATGGCTTCTTCAATCGTGGCAAACTTCTGACCACTGGCCATCAGAGCATCAACACGTGATCGGGCTTCATACTGGCTAAGTCCCAAACGCATCAGAGTGCCGATTAGCTCATTCAGAATCGGATCGACGACTGGTGTTCTCCCAGGCTCCGGTGTTTCACTCGAATAAGGCAACATCTTCTTTTGCAGAGTGGATACAATCTTTTCCGCAGTCGTGGCGCCAAAGCCGGGCAGCTTCGCTAAGGTCTTCACATCACCCCGCTGTATAGCGCTGGCGATTTCAGGCACCGGCCTGCACAGGGCACGCAATGCCTTGCGAACGCCAATCTTATCGACCGTGCAGATGAGATCAAAGAACTCGAGTTCCTGCTCGTTCTCGAAGCCGATCATGCGCGGATGAATGGTAGACTGCATAGCACCTGCTTCGAGGTAGTGCCTGGTGTGCAGGGTGATTTCCTGGCCAACCTTGGCGGTCAGGCTGGATTTAGTCGCTTCCGAGACGAGCAATTCGTACTCAATAGCCCCGACCTGCAACCGGATGCGGTCTTCCACGATGCGATTCAGATGGCCAAGGATACGGGTGATCATAGAAAGGGGTCAGGGTTGAAGGGTCAGTAGTCAGAATAAGAGAGAACCCTGCAATATAGTAGCTCAATATTCTGCTACTGGCTGCTGGCTTCGGTCTCCTTAACTCTGATCGACGCGTAGTAATGACAGAGCGCAACCGCAAGGGCATCCGCAACATCGGGTGGTTCGGGTGGGGCAGCCAACCCCATTTCCTGGGCGACTGTCAGTTGCATCTGTTCCTTACTGGCCCGGCCTGCACCCGTGATCAGTTTCTTCACCTGCGTAGCACTATAGCTGAAGGTGGGAATATGGCGCAGGCTTGCAGCCAGTAGCATGACGCCACGGGCATGGCCCATGATGATGGCAGTACGCGGATGCTTGTAATGGGCATATAGCTGTTCAACAGCCATGGCTTGGGGCTGAAACTGATCGACGATTTCGAGCAGGCCCTGATGCAAGGTACACAGCCTGGTTTCCAGCGGGCCATCGCCACCGCGGAGCACACCTGCTTCGCAGAGCTCTGGCCCGTGCCTGGTGATATTCAGAACCGCGTAGCCAGTGATGCGCAGTCCGGGATCGATGCCAAGAATACGTGCTTGCATGAATGGTATGGTAGCAGGTTAGTTATTATGGCACTACCTCAACAGGACAACATCAAACTGTATCTGAACATCGGCGAAAATCTCTTGGCGTCTTCTTGGCGTCATGGCGGTAAAAAAGATAAACCGCCAAGTGGCCAAGAAGCGCCAAGAAAATGTATTCCGTTTAAGTTAATCAGTTCCGGTAAAGCACTGTTGTTTCCGCATCTCTAAGAATGCCTTTTCCGCCGGTGGGGGAGACATCGACAATGCCTGCTCAAAGTATTTGATTGCTGTCACGTTATCGCCCTTACGGCGGTGCAATTCGCCAACAGCAGCTGGCCAGTGATGATAACCTGCTGGTGCACCGTCCGGATACGACTTGTTCAACCAGGAAATTCCCGCCTGCGGCCCATGCAGATAAGCTAGCGCTATCGCACGATTCAGTGCGTGCACCGCTGTCGGCTCCATCGTGTAAAGCAGCGCATAGCATTGTTCAATCACGTTCCATTTGGTCTCCGCAAACGAAAGCGCCCGGCAATGCTCTGCAGCAATCGCTGCTTCCAGATGATATTTCGAAATGATGTTCCCCACTGCAGCCCGTTCCAGCCAATGGTAGCCAGTGCGGATGAGTGACCAATCCCATTCGGAACGATCCTGTTCATCGAGCAGCACTAGGCTGCCTGCTGCATTGATCCGTGTCTGCAATCGGCCCGCATGCAGGAGCATCAAGGCAAAGAGCGCTTGCGAATCGGGGGTGGAGGTCGGTGTATGCTGAATGAGGAACTGTGTCAGTCGCACTGCTTCTTCGCACAGATCCATGCGTATGAGCGCTTCGGGGTGATGTGAATTGTAGCCTTCGTTGAAAAGCAGATAGAGGATGGTCTGTACCGCAGGCAGACGTTCAACCAGTTCTGCTTCTGTCACATCATCGGGGTTGAGCGATTCGCTACGGAGTGTCTCCTTGGCTCGCGTCAACCTTTTCTGAATGCTGGCCTGACTGGTCAGCAAGGCGTGAGCAATTTCGGGCACACTGAAGCCGCACAAAGTTTTGAGAGCAAAAGTAATCTGTGCCTCGGTGCCCAGTGATGGGTGACAACTGACAAACAGCATCCGTAATTGATCATCCATGCGATGATCCGTAACAGAATTGGCTTCGGGTTGCGTCTCTGCATGCTGATACTGCAGGTCTTTCTCAATCTTGTTCCAAGTTCTTTGCCTTCGCAGTTTGTCGATCAGCAGGTTTGAGGCAGCACGATGCAGCCACGCTGATGGATCAGGAGGCAAACCTTGGCGAGGCCAAGTGTGCATAGCCTTCAGCAAGGCTGACTGCACCGCATCTTCAATATCATCGAGCAGGCGAATGCTGAAACGTCGAGACAAATTCGCCACGAGCCGACCATACTCGTGGCGAAAGGTATGTTCAGTGAGTTGGGTGATACCTGACATTGCTTTTCTCTCACCACTCACCCCTGAATCTATCCCGCCAGACCAGCGAGTTCACGGATCTCAATAGAACTGCCATCGTGATGCGCAGGGCATTCCTTGGCAATAGCCAGGGCCTGTTCATAGGTATCACACTGGATGACCGAGTAGCCGCCAAGCAGTTCCTTGGCTTCAACAAAGGGGCCATCGGTAACGACGCCCTTGGCACGGAGTACTTTGCCGGTGGCATGCAGTGCGTCGCCTGGGTCAACCATCTGGCCAGCCTTCATGAACTTTTCGATCCATGCACCCCAGCGGGCCATCAGTTCCTGCATCTGGTCAGGCGAAGGCATGCCCTGATTGGGGGCGGAGGTGGAATCACGATAGACAAACAGAAACTTCTTAGCCATGGGGCACCTTTCACGTTACGTTGTTAAGCAGGCACCATGCCTGCTTTCAGGAGAGAAACGAACGAGAACCCCTTCATTGGACAAAAGAAAAAGGAAAAAGCAAGAAAACTCGCGTAAACCCAGATTTTTCTCATGGATGGTTACTCAACCCCTGGCATCCTCCGCCTTCAATCGTTCCCACACCTTCACCAGCTCCATCGGCATCGGCATGCTGAATCGCATCTGAACGTTCGTTGCAGGATGAACAAATCCCAGTTCCGCTGCATGCAGGGCAATGCGAGGGGCGCCGCTTTTATCTTCCATTGGTTCTTTGAAAACAGGCCGATTGTAAACCTTTTCACCACAGAGCATGTGCCCCTGCTCGGAAAGATGAATGCGAATCTGATGGGTACGGCCTGTTTCCAGCCGACATTCCACGAGGGTGTAGTGCTTCAATGTTTCGATCGGCTTGACATGCGTGATGGCATGTTTACCTGGCATGGTATCGACGGGCGCGCTGCCTCGCCGACCATCGCCCCGGTCGCGAACAAGAGTAGTTTCAATCTTCATGGGCTGAGTGATCCTGCCATGCACCAGGGCTTTGTAAACGCGGAGGATGGAGTGCTTTTTAAACTGGGCACCCAGATGACGTTCCGCTTCCACGGTGCGGGCGAAGACCATCAAGCCGCTCGTATCACGATCAAGCCGATGTACCGCACGCACCGTAGGCAAACTACCTCGCTGACTTCGTTTCGGACCTTGCTGGCTGAATCGTTCCTGCCTGGCAATCACTTTGGGCAACAGTTCATCAAGCGTAGGCTGAATCTGCTTGCGGCGATCATCCCAGTCATCCTCTTCCGGATGCCTGACCGTAGTGACACCTGCTGGTTTCTCCACTACCACGACATGGGCATCGAGATGGCGAATCACCACCTGTTCCTGATCGGGTGGCTTCTTCTGGGGTTGCGCAGTAACTTTGACAACTTCCTTTTCTTTAACCCGCCTGGCTGGATCGAGGCACAGGTTGCCATCGATCATCACCCGCCGACGTTCTACTACAGCACGGGCTTCGTTCCACGAGAGTTCAGGCGACCAGCGGCGTACCAGGGCCGCCAGCGTTTGTCCTGCTTCGTTGGGCGTAATGTGATGAGTAGCGTCGGGCATGAATAGGCAATGGTAAATATTTAAACCATCATCTTACTTATCGCCAGAATAAAGTCGCCAGCAGAAACAACAGCATGGGTGCTAACCCCAGGAGGAGGCGAAGAACTAACAACAGAACAAACAGAGTTACAATCTTTCCCGGTGTCGGATTTTTGACATATTGACGCAGCCAGTTGCCTGCCCGTTTCCAGGAATTCTGCTTCTCAGCAACTTTATCATTCGCAATCGTATTTCGCCCGGCAGCAACACCATCCAACCAGACCAGAATGGCCAGGCCGATGAGAAGTAGCCAGAAAAGAGGCGAAGGCATGGGCATCCTGACAGGATAAGCATGCCCAGCACAGGCTACCAGTGCAAAAAGGTGGCTCTACTGCCTGACCTGTGCACCCAGTGCCGTGGGCGGAGGAGTTGGCTTGAGGAAAGAGCGAATGCGATGCTTGGCAGTCTTGATCAGGCTGGGCCGACGCATCGCCAGGCGAATAGCCCGTTCGAGTGGTGGATGTGGCCGATGCTGACGGAGGAACTGGTACATTTCCTGGTTGGCCCGAACCACGTTGCCATTGTTACCATACCGCAACTGAGCCAGGTGGTCGTAATCAAAATCTGGCTTGAAGGTTTCACATTGATCGAGCACACCGAGGGCAAACAATGCGATTTTGGTACGGTAGCACTTTTCACAACGGTTGCAGTTGTAGCGATCATATTTGTTGTTGAAGCAGACACGCAGCCGACGACGGGCCACTTCGTTTTCCACCACCCTGGCAATTTTCTCCAGCCGCTTGGCTTCACAGCCATCGTTGAAGATCTGTACCGCTTCGGTGCTCCAGAGCGGATCGAGTATTGGGTGAGAACCCCAGCAGAACAGGTCGCCATAATGCTGCGACGAGGCGATGTAAGTCGTTTCCAGTGTTGGGGAGAGCAGCGATGCAGTACCGCCCAGTACCGCACCATGATAATATCGCCAATGGACAAACTGATCGCTGAACTCGCGGATGTTGGATTTGATTTCAATCAGCCCGGCGCCCAGTTCATCAGCCATCTGTCTGATTTGTTCCGTAGCAATCCGGGCAAACGATTCCTGATCGAGGCGGATGTCAAACCCCCAGGCAAACAGGAGCCTGGTGATGCTATCACGATGTTTCAGGTAGGTATAAAACGAATCAACTCCACCGGAAAAGAAACTGCCTGCGGTACGGCCTGGCTTATGTCGTTCCTCAGCAACCGGCATCGCCACTTCAACCTTCTGCGTTCCTGGCAGGAAGTAGCGATAAATATCCTGGATGGTGGAGAGCTGCTGATGCATCTTTCGTGAGACGGGAAATCGAGTCGTCAGCTTCCAGCCTCGCGACATGGCCAGCGGCAGGCACATGGCAACAAAGGGCGTAACGCTGCTGCTGACCGGTGAATTCTTTACTTCAAAAAAGAGATTGAATGAACCTTCCGGACATTCCAACTGCACCTCAGCACGGGAACCGTCGAACAAATCCCTGACCACAGGCTGATGAATGATGAGTTCACGTGTCATCCGTGATTTCTCCATATGTGCAGACAGTTACGAGGACTGAGAGGTTTCTGAACCGAACAGCTTCAGGTATGTTGACTTGCGGAAAAGAGGCTTGGCCTGCTTGTTCAGCTTCCGGAGCATGCTGGGCCGTCGCATCGATCGCTCTACCGCACTGATGACATGCTGGCTGTCGCGACGCTCCTTGAGCGCTTCGAGATTTTCCTGCACATACATCAGGATGCGCGGATTATCACCAAGCCTCATGCGGGCAATCAGTTTAGGATCAAGCTGTTTATCGAAACTCTCGCATTGATCGAGCACGTTCAGCGAATAGAGGCTGATCATGGTACGCAGGCATTTTTCGCATTGGCCACAGTTCAGTTCATTGTTTTTGTTGCGATAGCAGACACGCAGTGATTTCAGGGCGAGCGGGTTCTGGGCGAGAAAGGCTACTTTTTCGAAGCGGGTTGCTTCGCAGCCATCGTGAATGATCTCAACCGCTTCGCTGCTCCAGAGTGGGTCGAGCATGGGATGTGTTCCACAGGGAAACAGATCGGCATAAGTGTGGGTGGCAGCCAGGTACATCGTGCCCAGGCGATTGCCTAATAAATGGGCCACGCTGGCCAGGGCTGCACCATGATACATGCGCCAGGAAACAAAACGGTCGCAGAATTCGCGGAGGTTGGTTTTTACCTCGATGAGGTTCACCTGAAAGCCGAGTGCAATCTTCTTCATTTCAGCAGATATACGCTGTGCCAACTGAGGCTTACTGAGTGGAACATCGAAGCCGGTGATGAAGACGTGGTTGGTGATGCTTTGCTGATGTTTCAGGAAGGTGTAATACGAATCCACGCCGCCTGAGAAGAAACAGCCCGCAGCAGAATGTCGTTGCGAGAAGACATGTTCAGGAGCGGAACAGTGAATGCGTTGTGTGCCTGGTATCCAGCTTTGCAAGATGGTCTGAATAGCGTGAAACGATTGCAGCAGTCTGCCTGATACAGGTGCCTGGCAGTGCAGATCCCAACCTTTCGCCATGGCCAAAGGCAATGCAGCGATGGCAAAGGGGGTGCCGTCCACTACCGGTTCACAACCCGTGACCTCGTACCAGAGTTCCTGTAAAAATGGTGGAGCTTCCAGCCTGGCTGCGACCCTGCAGCCCGTTTCAGTACGAACTATCGTCGGCATCTTGATGGAAAAGATGTCTGGCAACGTTCTGCTCCGGCAACTTGAGTGAAAGTGATGTATTTACGCGATCGCATCACGCTGGCACCATGATGGGCCATTTCCTTTATCAGCAGAAAGGCATAGGCATGTTAACTGAATTTCCGCGTACAGCAGAACTTTAGTAAACCTTAATTGAAAATAGGAGAGTTAAACAATTCAGAAAATGAAATGGAGAGATCTGGCTATTTCAGAGAAAAATGTCTGATATGAAAGGCGTTATCCGTTCTCGATACTTCCAACGTAAATTCGATTCGTCCAGATGATAACTCTTCACGGTACTCGTACCGTCTGATATGGGGATCAGGTTGATCCTTCGTTCCAGAATACTTTATGCCACTGCCGGAGGGGAATGGGTTGCGCTTCATGATGTCTATGAACTGGTCAGCATTGATCTGTTTCTGATAATCGTCCGATGTTCTGGCATAAGCCTCGGCGAACCGGCCTCCTTTCAGATCATTGAGAAACGCATTGGCGACCTGGTTGTAAGGGCCATCGACTCCGGTCTCTTCGCCAAACGGAGTTTTGGAGGCCGGTGCGCCAAAATAATGACAGCCTGATACCGAGGTCAGAACGAACAGAAACAAGTGTGCCGGTAGACTTCGCATGAGCAATGGTGCTCCGTTTCGGTTCTGCGGTGTATCAGCATTCAAATGTTTGCAAGTAGAGTGTGTCCTGTGATAGAATATCACATATGACTCTTCCAGCCCACCAACATGATAACTCCGAAGCAGCCATCGTTAGCAGGCTGATTCAACAGACTAATGCCAAAATGCCTGTAGCTGTGGCAAAGTACATGTTAGCACTTGGCTTTTGTGAAGCTGACCAAGAGCGCATGCTGAACCTTGCAGAAAGAAACCAATCAAACGGCTTGACTCAAGATGAGCAGATGGAACTGATGAATTACGTTCGAGCTGGTCATCTGCTGACTGCGTTGCAATCAAAAGCACGGAAATTCAAATCAAAACATGCCGTGACCAGAAGAGCATGCGACCGTTGATACATTAAGACTGATTGGAATTCAGGAACGTGCAATGCAAACAAGCCACGTGATATCAGATCTATTTCTCGCATCTACCTGCTTATGGGTACTCTACCAGTGTTGGAAACGCCATGAATCACCACTGATTATCGTCTGGGGCCTGTTCTTTGGCTTCGTCGGCCTGGCTGCCTTCTTCGGCGCGTTGCGCTTTGCGGATGTACATCCCAACATGGTTCATGTCTCGCAGTTCTTTCAACGGCTCGCTTCGACTCTTGGTTCCTGCGGACTGGTAGCAGGTGTAGCCTGGCTCTTCAAGCGATATCATTCATTGCCCTTGCTCACCTGTACAGTCATCGCATGCATTGCTTGTGTGGTAGCTGATTTCATCATTGATAAAACCTCGTACTACAGCATCGTTCAGATGATTGCCATGGTGCTTGTGCTGGCAATTGCGGTCTTCCATTGGATTAAGCGTCGTCTGCCAGAACATCGCACCATGGCCTGGCGGCTAGTATTGGCCATTGTGCTTTCTGCGCTTGCAACGACATCGTTGCAAATGCTGCCGGCACCTTATTCCATTGATGCCTTCCATTACCTGCTCGGAGCCGGCATTCTCTGCTTCGGCTGGGCGGCAATGAGCCAACTTGAGTCCGGGCAAGCATTAACACCACAAGTATGAAGATATAATCAATTTAGCCATCGGCTCTTTAAGCCGGTGGCGGGTTCGCGCGGAGATGGAATGCGATTGCGCACACATCGCATCGGAACGTCAATGCATGAGATTTTCATGATGAAGAGATAATGCACATGACAATTCCGCTTACCATGTTACTCTAGATGTCAGCCTCGGAATAACTACCACGGTATCCTCAACCTCAGGAGAAATGTCATGTTTCAAAGATTGCTGACTGCTGGACTTGTCCTTGCTCTCTTGTCCACAGCCTGGGCCGACGACAAGGAAGATGCAGCCAAGAAAGAACTCGAGAAGTTCAAGGGCGAATGGAAGCTGGTCGGCGGCGACATCGTGATGAAGTTCGATGGCAACAAGTATGATTTTGAAGCAGGCCCCCAATCAGAGAAGGGCAAGTTCAAGATCGATCCTAGCAAAAAACACATCGACTTGGAAATTACCGAAGGCAACGATAAAGGAAAGAGCCAGCCAGGCTTCTATGAGTTCAAGGATGGCAAGCTGTTCATCGGCCTGGCCA is a window from the Planctomycetia bacterium genome containing:
- the ruvC gene encoding crossover junction endodeoxyribonuclease RuvC; translation: MQARILGIDPGLRITGYAVLNITRHGPELCEAGVLRGGDGPLETRLCTLHQGLLEIVDQFQPQAMAVEQLYAHYKHPRTAIIMGHARGVMLLAASLRHIPTFSYSATQVKKLITGAGRASKEQMQLTVAQEMGLAAPPEPPDVADALAVALCHYYASIRVKETEASSQ
- a CDS encoding RluA family pseudouridine synthase — its product is MPDATHHITPNEAGQTLAALVRRWSPELSWNEARAVVERRRVMIDGNLCLDPARRVKEKEVVKVTAQPQKKPPDQEQVVIRHLDAHVVVVEKPAGVTTVRHPEEDDWDDRRKQIQPTLDELLPKVIARQERFSQQGPKRSQRGSLPTVRAVHRLDRDTSGLMVFARTVEAERHLGAQFKKHSILRVYKALVHGRITQPMKIETTLVRDRGDGRRGSAPVDTMPGKHAITHVKPIETLKHYTLVECRLETGRTHQIRIHLSEQGHMLCGEKVYNRPVFKEPMEDKSGAPRIALHAAELGFVHPATNVQMRFSMPMPMELVKVWERLKAEDARG
- a CDS encoding sigma-70 family RNA polymerase sigma factor encodes the protein MSGITQLTEHTFRHEYGRLVANLSRRFSIRLLDDIEDAVQSALLKAMHTWPRQGLPPDPSAWLHRAASNLLIDKLRRQRTWNKIEKDLQYQHAETQPEANSVTDHRMDDQLRMLFVSCHPSLGTEAQITFALKTLCGFSVPEIAHALLTSQASIQKRLTRAKETLRSESLNPDDVTEAELVERLPAVQTILYLLFNEGYNSHHPEALIRMDLCEEAVRLTQFLIQHTPTSTPDSQALFALMLLHAGRLQTRINAAGSLVLLDEQDRSEWDWSLIRTGYHWLERAAVGNIISKYHLEAAIAAEHCRALSFAETKWNVIEQCYALLYTMEPTAVHALNRAIALAYLHGPQAGISWLNKSYPDGAPAGYHHWPAAVGELHRRKGDNVTAIKYFEQALSMSPPPAEKAFLEMRKQQCFTGTD
- a CDS encoding HEAT repeat domain-containing protein yields the protein MNTLVKLACTGTAQAKLTDLSGASEVDSLVTSSQVEEQVLLLAGARGLYEQAGWLPVEQVPIPPAADATDRAIRSPQLIHLLQQVLENKRFDLLTEFVRSLEQQHRHLPYEVLPLVLEVTEPELRQSILPVLGPRGIWLSQFNPRWAWVSQGTTSVTDNDRTALKRAWEEGKLSQRLLALNVIRQADATEGRQWLQEALPQEKADARATLLQALQTGLSREDEPLLESLLDDRSEQVRQQAASLLGQLPESGYVSRMQFRAAAMVQGTYPQLSMNPPEELPRDWMRDGISNKSPAGRGKRGYWVESIVTAVPLSHWLPYCQGEPTRFLQALQNDPYVDDMVQGLTRAVQVQADDSATTLAWVHALWNYWLFEWQSSRKKNQVMLNCMVVLLKRLPPTTAEQQILPFLVPGRIHTDALMMFLDVLCRPWSTAFSLHYMQLARHTVKTGVIDEAYEWAKSLENASRSLPRSVLGAALLPWELREPASWTGRALQQLVERFIEHVQLRKLFFEELDAE
- a CDS encoding TIGR03067 domain-containing protein — its product is MFQRLLTAGLVLALLSTAWADDKEDAAKKELEKFKGEWKLVGGDIVMKFDGNKYDFEAGPQSEKGKFKIDPSKKHIDLEITEGNDKGKSQPGFYEFKDGKLFIGLAMPGEKERPAKLEDGEVQFEFEKVKK